One genomic window of Odocoileus virginianus isolate 20LAN1187 ecotype Illinois chromosome 8, Ovbor_1.2, whole genome shotgun sequence includes the following:
- the PCDH8 gene encoding LOW QUALITY PROTEIN: protocadherin-8 (The sequence of the model RefSeq protein was modified relative to this genomic sequence to represent the inferred CDS: inserted 1 base in 1 codon) has translation MSPARRGGSPCLFPLQLFSLCWVLSVAQSKTVRYSTFEEDAPGTVIGTLAEDLHMKVSGDTSFRLMKQFNSSLIRVREGDGQLTVGDAGLDRERLCGQAPQCVLAFDVVSFSQEQFRLVHVEVEVRDINDHAPRFPRAQIPVEVSEGAAVGTRIPLEVPVDEDVGANGLQSVRLAEPHSPFRVELQTRADGAQCADLVLLQELDRESQATYSLGLVAQDGGRPPRSATAALSVRVLDANDHSPAFPQGAVAEVELAEDAPVGSLLLDLDAADPDEGPNGDVVFAFGARTPPEARRLFRLDPRSGRLTLAGPVDYERQDTYELDVRAQDRGPGPRAATCKVIVRLRDVNDNAPDISITPLAAPGAPAASPFAAAAAALGGAEATSSTGPGTPEASAVSLVPEGAARESLVALVSTSDRDSGANGQVRCALYGHEHFRLQPAYAGSYLVVTAASLDRERISEYNLTLVAEDRGAPPLRTVRPYTVRVGDENDNAPLFTRPVYEVSVRENNPPGAYLATVAARDPDLGRNGQVTYRLLEAEVGRAGGAVSTYVSVDPATGAIYALRSFDYETLRQLDVRVQASDGGSPQLSSSALVQVRVLDQNDHAPILVHPAPANGSLEVAVPGRTAKDTAVARVQARDADEGANGELAFDLLQQEPREAFAIGRRTGEIVLTGDLSQEPPGRVFRALLVISDGGRPPLSTTATVSFVVTAGGGRGLASPAGAGNPERSRPPGSRLAASGPALQWDTPLIVIIVLAGSCTLLLAAIIAIATTCNRRKKEVRKGGPRREERPGAAGGGASAPGSPEEAARGAGPRPNMFDVLTFPGSGKAPFGSPAADAPPPAVAAAAEVPGSEGGGATGESACHFEGQQRLRGAHAEPYGASPGXGKEPAPPVAVWKGHPFNTISGREAEKFSGKDSGKGDSDFNDSDSDISGDALKKDLINHMQSGLWACTAECKILGHSDRCWSPSCAGGPSTHASTHPPAQMSTFCKSTSLPRDPLRRDNFYQAQLPKTVGLQSVYEKVLHRDYDRTVTLLSPPRPGRLPDLQEIGVPLYQSPPGRYLSPKKEANENV, from the exons ATGAGTCCAGCCAGGCGCGGGGGCAGCCCCTGCCTTTTCCCCTTGCAGCTCTTCAGCCTCTGCTGGGTGCTCTCGGTGGCCCAGAGCAAGACTGTGAGATACAGCACCTTCGAGGAGGATGCCCCCGGCACGGTCATCGGGACCCTGGCCGAAGACCTGCATATGAAAGTGTCCGGAGACACAAGCTTCCGCCTGATGAAGCAGTTCAACAGCTCGTTGATCCGAGTGCGCGAGGGCGACGGGCAGCTGACCGTCGGGGACGCGGGCCTGGACCGAGAGCGGCTGTGCGGCCAGGCCCCTCAGTGCGTGCTGGCCTTCGACGTGGTCAGCTTCTCCCAGGAGCAGTTCCGACTGGTGCACGTGGAGGTGGAGGTGAGGGACATCAATGACCATGCGCCGCGCTTCCCCCGGGCCCAGATTCCCGTGGAGGTGTCCGAGGGCGCTGCGGTGGGCACGCGCATACCCCTGGAGGTGCCCGTGGACGAGGACGTGGGCGCCAACGGGCTGCAAAGCGTGCGCCTGGCCGAACCCCACAGCCCCTTCCGCGTGGAGCTGCAGACGCGCGCGGACGGTGCCCAGTGCGCCGACTTGGTGCTGCTGCAGGAGCTGGACCGCGAGAGCCAGGCCACCTACAGCCTGGGGCTGGTGGCCCAGGACGGCGGCCGTCCGCCGCGCTCCGCCACGGCCGCCCTCAGCGTGCGCGTGCTGGACGCCAACGACCACAGCCCGGCCTTCCCGCAGGGCGCCGTGGCCGAAGTGGAGCTGGCGGAGGACGCGCCCGTGGGCTCGCTCCTGCTAGACCTGGACGCGGCGGACCCCGACGAGGGCCCCAACGGCGACGTGGTGTTCGCCTTCGGGGCCCGCACCCCGCCCGAGGCGCGCCGCCTCTTCCGCCTGGACCCGCGCTCCGGCCGCCTCACCCTAGCGGGGCCCGTGGACTACGAGCGCCAGGACACTTATGAACTGGACGTGCGGGCGCAGGACCGCGGCCCCGGGCCCCGCGCCGCCACCTGCAAGGTCATCGTGCGCCTCCGCGACGTCAATGACAACGCTCCGGACATCTCCATCACCCCCCTGGCCGCCCCGGGCGCGCCTGCTGCCTCGCccttcgccgccgccgccgccgctcttGGCGGGGCGGAGGCGACCTCGTCGACCGGGCCTGGGACGCCGGAGGCGAGCGCCGTCTCTCTGGTGCCGGAGGGGGCGGCGCGCGAGAGCCTGGTGGCGCTGGTCAGCACCTCGGACAGGGACTCGGGCGCCAACGGGCAGGTGCGCTGCGCCCTCTACGGGCACGAGCACTTCCGGCTGCAGCCGGCCTACGCGGGCAGCTACCTGGTGGTGACCGCGGCGTCCCTGGACCGCGAGCGCATCTCCGAGTACAACCTGACGCTGGTGGCCGAGGACCGCGGCGCGCCCCCGCTGCGCACCGTGCGGCCCTACACGGTGCGCGTGGGCGACGAGAACGACAACGCGCCGCTCTTCACGCGGCCGGTCTATGAGGTGTCAGTGCGCGAGAACAACCCGCCCGGGGCCTACTTGGCCACGGTGGCCGCCAGGGACCCGGACCTGGGCCGCAACGGCCAGGTCACCTACAGGCTGCTGGAGGCCGAAGTGGGCCGGGCTGGGGGCGCCGTGTCCACCTACGTCTCCGTGGACCCAGCGACTGGGGCCATCTACGCGCTGCGCAGCTTCGACTATGAGACGCTTCGCCAGCTCGACGTGCGCGTCCAGGCGAGCGACGGCGGCTCCCCTCAGCTCTCCAGCAGTGCCCTGGTGCAAGTGCGCGTGCTGGACCAGAACGACCACGCCCCGATCTTGGTGCACCCGGCGCCGGCCAACGGCTCCCTGGAAGTGGCGGTCCCCGGGCGCACAGCGAAGGACACGGCGGTGGCGCGCGTGCAGGCCCGGGACGCAGACGAGGGTGCCAACGGGGAGCTGGCGTTCGACCTGCTGCAGCAAGAGCCGCGAGAAGCCTTCGCCATCGGCCGCCGCACCGGGGAGATCGTGCTCACCGGCGACCTCTCGCAGGAGCCGCCCGGCCGAGTGTTCCGGGCGCTGCTGGTCATTTCCGACGGCGGCCGCCCCCCGCTCTCCACCACCGCCACCGTCAGCTTCGTGGTGACGGCGGGCGGCGGACGCGGGCTGGCATCGCCAGCCGGCGCGGGGAACCCGGAGCGCTCTCGCCCGCCCGGCTCGCGGCTCGCGGCGTCGGGGCCGGCGCTGCAGTGGGATACGCCGCTGATCGTCATCATCGTGCTAGCCGGGAGCTGCACGCTGCTGCTGGCCGCCATCATCGCCATCGCCACCACCTGCAACCGCCGCAAGAAGGAGGTGCGCAAAGGGGGGCCCCGCCGGGAAGAGCGGCccggggcggcgggcggcggagCCTCGGCTCCCGGCTCCCCGGAGGAGGCCGCCCGGGGAGCCGGGCCCAGGCCCAACATGTTCGACGTGCTCACCTTCCCTGGCAGCGGCAAAGCGCCCTTTGGCAGCCCCGCGGCCGACGCGCCCCCGCCCGCGGTCGCCGCCGCGGCCGAAGTGCCGGGCTCGGAGGGCGGCGGTGCCACCGGGGAAAGCGCCTGTCACTTCGAGGGGCAGCAGCGGCTCCGCGGCGCGCACGCCGAG CCCTACGGCGCCTCCCCCG TTGGCAAGGAGCCGGCGCCCCCTGTGGCGGTCTGGAAGGGACACCCCTTCAACACCATCTCCGGCCGGGAAGCGGAGAAGTTCAGCGGGAAAGACAGCGGCAAAGGGGACAGTGATTTCAACGACAGCGATTCCGACATCAGCGGGGACGCTCTGAAGAAGGACCTCATCAACCACATGCAGAGCG GCTTGTGGGCGTGCACCGCGGAGTGTAAGATCCTGGGCCACTCTGACCGCTGCTGGAGCCCCTCCTGCGCTGGAGGCCCCAGCACACACGCCTCCACTCACCCCCCAGCCCAGATGTCGACCTTCTGCAAGAGCACCTCCCTGCCCCGGGATCCTCTGCGCAGGGACAACTTCTACCAGGCCCAGCTGCCCAAGACCGTGGGACTGCAGAGCGTCTACGAGAAGGTGCTGCACAGAGACTATGACAGGACAGTCACTCTGCTCTCCCCTCCTCGTCCAGGGAGGCTGCCAGACTTGCAGGAGATCGGGGTGCCCTTGTATCAGTCCCCCCCTGGCAGGTACCTGTCCCCAAAGAAGGAAGCCAATGAAAATGTGTAA